A stretch of Salarias fasciatus chromosome 23, fSalaFa1.1, whole genome shotgun sequence DNA encodes these proteins:
- the LOC115381287 gene encoding eukaryotic translation initiation factor 4 gamma 3-like has protein sequence MVIRFNNGELTKCQNAWKPTMKRSMPETDPEKLKTEDLLRKVRAILNKLTLERFSQLVEQLLGLSIDSTERLTGIMDLVFEKAIDEPSFSVMYGQLCHRLAPTAERERREELELEKNKARRRSVGLVKLIGELFKLKMTTAAFIFDCVHKLLKTQEENSLQCVCVLLTTVGKQLDVEEAKPQMDHIFSSIMKLVNERRTTSRIRFLLQDVIELKDNNWVPGRADQGPKTILQVHEEAEMEEQEEHRKVNQQLLSEDGRRRAGPFDTPRFLREESRISATGKNPTRSFLPRDTARVSKPQLDQKIQLRPQGQGSWAQGCAGRSRAGNSAVEPVASTPTRPALSADQAERKSRSIVEEFLHLKDFKEAVECVEELHLDQQLHIFVGVELTLEWSQSSREEMGQLLSQLLQRGTLPKMQFCKGLSDTLELAEDMAIDIPHIWLYLAQLLRPAPSKGGFSMAQLFSELNKALHPAGGAGLLISQILHVLCKEKASWAVTHRSVASVWRESGLSWPDFIAEGEDVQVFISQQCSAGPAPAGIGPLGPSTVGAGGPGGGLPLPTAGPVCGCLPGVIAGIWDSRRFSGP, from the exons ATGGTCATCCGCTTCAACAACGGCGAGCTGACCAAGTGCCAGAACGCGTGGAAGCCCACTATGAAAAGGAGCATGCCGGAGACAGACCCGGAAAAGCTGAAAACGGAG GACCTCCTGAGGAAAGTCCGGGCCATTCTAAATAAGCTGACTCTGGAGAGGTTCagtcagctggtggagcagctgctgggttTGAGCATCGACTCCACGGAGCGGCTCACTGGCATCATGGACCTGGTCTTTGAGAAGGCCATCGATGAGCCCAGCTTCTCCGTGATGTACGGCCAGCTGTGCCACCGCCTCGCCCCT ACCGCAGAGCGGGAGCGGCGTGAGGAGCTGGAGCTTGAGAAGAACAAGGCTCGGAGGCGCTCAGTTGGGCTGGTGAAACTTATCGGTGAGCTCTTCAAGCTGAAGATGACCACCGCAGCCTTTATTTTCGACTGTGTCCACAAGCTGCTGAAGACACAGGAAGAgaattctctgca gtgtgtgtgtgtgctgctaaCAACTGTCGGCAAACAGCTGGATGTGGAGGAAGCCAAG CCACAAATGGATCACATATTCAGCTCCATAATGAAACTGGTCAACGAGCGCCGCACAACGAGTCGGATTCGATTCCTGCTGCAGGACGTCATCGAGCTAAAAGAC AACAACTGGGTTCCTGGGAGGGCCGACCAGGGCCCGAAGACCATCCTCCAGGTCCACGAGGAGGCAGaaatggaggagcaggaggagcatcGAAAAgtgaaccagcagctgctctccgaGGACGGCAGGAGGCGAGCAG GACCCTTCGACACTCCTCGATTTCTTCGGGAAGAATCAAGGATCAGTGCTACCGGAAAGAATCCGACCAGGTCCTTCCTACCTCGAGACACCGCCAGGGTTTCAAAG CCACAGCTTGATCAGAAAATCCAGCTGCGCCCACAGGGTCAAGGTTCGTGGGCACAGGGATGTGCTGGGCGGAGTCGAGCCGGTAACTCAG CAGTGGAGCCCGTGGCCTCAACGCCAACCAGACCGGCTCTGTCTGCagaccaggctgagaggaagtCCAGGTCCATCGTCGAGGAGTTCCTGCACCTCAAGGACTTCAAG GAAGCCgtggagtgtgtggaggagctccacctggaccagcagctccacatctTCGTGGGTGTGGAGTTGACCCTGGAGTGGAGTCAAAGCTCCAGGGAGGAGATGGGCCAGCTCCTCTCCCAGCTGCTTCAGCGAGGAACCCTTCCCAAGATGCAGTTCTGCAAGGG GTTGTCGGACACACTGGAGCTGGCAGAAGACATGGCCATCGATATCCCTCACATCTGGCTGTACTTGGCCCAGCTGCTCCGCCCAGCGCCGAGCAAGGGAGGCTTCTCCATGGCCCAGCTCTTCAG CGAACTGAACAAAGCCCTgcatcctgctggaggagccggGCTCCTGATTTCACAGATACTGCATGTGCTGTGCAAGGAGAAGGCAAGCTGGGCGGTGACGCACCGCT CTGTGGCCTCTGTTTGGAGGGAGTCTGGCCTCAGCTGGCCTGATTTCATAGCCGAGGGAGAGGACGTCCAGGTCTTCATCAGTCAGCAG